In Raphanus sativus cultivar WK10039 chromosome 5, ASM80110v3, whole genome shotgun sequence, the following proteins share a genomic window:
- the LOC108805113 gene encoding uncharacterized protein LOC108805113, translating to MEKRRNKKKKHGGSKKTKMTSEQAEATKSVSDWLFIGSSSSSSPPLSSTDFAVTINNGSLRRGEKLVFELHSHSNRSDGFLSPSKLVERAHTNGVKVLSLTDHDTMAGIPEAVEAGRRFGIKIIPGIEISTLFRSREESGSEEPVHILAYYGTSGPAMYDELEDFLVKIRDGRFVRGREMVSKLNKLKIPLRWEHVTRIAGEGVAPGRMHVARALLEAGHVENLRQAFTKYLHDDGPAYATGSEPMSEEAVKLICKTGGVAVLAHPWALKDHVSVIRRLKDAGLHGVEVYRSDGKLQVFSDLADTYSLLKLGGSDYHGKGGRNESELGSVNLPVKALQDFLKLGRPIWCEAVKATMRTFLEQPSDSNLSNILRFDRARILKGSSSWSCGRELMDRCLAIWLTNDERENDEFEDLRLKLSCVVINSKGSCVTVGA from the exons atggagaagagaagaaacaagaagaagaagcatggTGGTAGCAAGAAGACTAAGATGACCTCTGAGCAAGCAGAGGCTACTAAATCGGTCAGCGATTGGCTCTTTAtaggttcttcttcttcttcatctccaccTCTCTCCTCTACTGACTTTGCCGTCACAATCAATAACGGTTCTTTGAGACGCGGAGAGAAACTGGTCTTCGAGCTTCACTCTCATTCGAATCGCAGCGATGGCTTTCTTTCTCCTTCAAAGCTCGTCGAAAGGGCTCATACCAATGGG GTGAAAGTTCTTTCTTTAACGGACCATGACACAATGGCTGGCATTCCAGAAGCTGTCGAAGCAGGACGTAGATTCGGTATAAAGATTATCCCCGGCATCGAGATCAGCACACTGTTCCGCTCCAGAGAAGAGTCCGGTTCCGAAGAACCGGTGCATATACTTGCGTACTATGGCACATCCGGTCCAGCGATGTACGATGAGTTAGAAGACTTCTTGGTGAAGATAAGGGACGGGCGTTTCGTCCGTGGGAGAGAAATGGTGTCCAAGTTGAATAAACTCAAGATACCTCTCAGATGGGAACACGTCACCAGGATCGCTGGCGAGGGTGTTGCTCCCGGTAGGATGCACGTAGCTCGGGCGCTTCTTGAAGCTGGACACGTGGAGAATTTAAGACAGGCTTTCACTAAATATTTGCATGATGATGGACCTGCTTATGCCAC aggGAGCGAGCCTATGTCGGAGGAAGCAGTGAAACTTATATGCAAAACAGGTGGTGTAGCTGTTCTCGCACACCCGTGGGCGTTGAAGGATCACGTCAGTGTTATTCGGAGGTTGAAAGATGCTGGACTTCATGGAGTCGAGGTTTATAGGAGTGACGGCAAGCTTCAAG TGTTTAGCGATTTGGCGGATACGTACAGTCTACTGAAGCTAGGAGGATCAGATTATCATGGTAAAGGCGGACGCAATGAATCAGAGCTAGGGAGTGTTAACCTTCCTGTGAAGGCGTTGCAGGATTTCTTGAAGCTTGGGCGTCCTATTTGGTGTGAGGCCGTTAAAGCAACAATGAGAACGTTCCTCGAACAACCGTCTGATTCAAACCTCTCCAATATCTTGAGGTTCGATAGGGCGAGGATTCTCAAAGGAAGCTCGTCTTGGTCCTGCGGTAGAGAGTTGATGGACCGATGCTTAGCGATTTGGTTGACGAATGATGAGAGAGAAAATGACGAGTTTGAGGATCTCAGATTGAAGCTCTCTTGTGTGGTTATCAACTCAAAGGGATCCTGTGTCACCGTTGGTGCTTAA
- the LOC108805114 gene encoding uncharacterized protein LOC108805114, whose translation MMRFKEEKEAKKEAFRKYLESSGVLDSLTKVLVALYEQNDKPSSALEFIQQKLGGPSVSDYEKLQAEKSDLQIKYNELFAKHQETLRELDGVKSLHSRNSSKDDEDREGIEDEHTALVAPPHH comes from the exons ATGATGCGGTTCAAAGAG GAGAAAGAAGCCAAGAAAGAAGCTTTCAGGAAGTATTTAGAGTCCAGTGGAGTTCTTGATTCTCTCACCAAAG TTCTGGTTGCTTTGTATGAGCAGAATGACAAGCCTTCCTCTGCTTTAGA ATTCATCCAGCAGAAGCTAGGAGGCCCTTCAGTGTCTGACTATGAGAAGCTTCAAGCTGAGAAGTCTGATCTTCAAATAAAGTACAATGAGCTTTTTGCTAAACATCAAGAAACGTTGAGAGAG TTAGATGGAGTGAAGAGCTTGCATTCACGAAACTCTTCGAAGGATGATGAAGACAGAGAGGGCATTGAAGACGAACACACGGCCCTTGTGGCTCCTCCTCACCACTAA
- the LOC108857774 gene encoding probable DNA helicase MCM9, whose product METPTQTAEHIESMTEFLVSHYSDQIRDIARSSDPKLHYPLFLEFAELVDDNPHLARLVYSNPQQYLRLFDDSAILAHKIALEHMKKFENKIGIEKRFIHVRINTSGSPLERSSDTFPSIGRVRVKHRGILLMLKGTVIRSGAVKMYEGERMFRCRKCKHMFPLFPELESINSIVKPPFCPSQRSKSCEGTNFDPVDDTVTRHDYQEIKIQENTQVLGVGVIPRSILVVLKDDLVDNVKAGDDVVVSGILTSKWSHDLKDVRCDLEPMVIANHVRRTNELKSEIDISDELIEKFKNFWSHFKDTPLKGRNAILRGICPQVVGLFTVKLAVALTLIGGVQHVDASGTKVRGESHLLLIGDPGTGKSQFLKFAAKLSNRAVITTGLGSTSAGLTVTAVKDGGEWMLEAGALVLADGGLCCIDEFDSMREHDRATIHEAMEQQSISVAKAGLVTTLSTKTIVFGATNPKGQYDPDQSLSVNTALSGPLLSRFDIVLVLLDTKNPEWDKVVSSHILAEVQIEEGRYVDDLTMIWPLPMLQRYIQYVKGNFRPVLSKEAEEIISSYYRLQRRSSTHNAARTTVRMLESLIRLAQAHARIMFRNEVTRLDAITAILCIESSMTISAIVDSMGNALHSNFSEEPDQEYAKQETLILEKLRGDDIY is encoded by the exons ATGGAGACGCCAACACAGACGGCGGAGCACATAGAGTCTATGACGGAGTTTCTAGTTAGCCACTATTCCGATCAGATCCGCGACATCGCTCGCTCTTCCGATCCCAAACTTCATTACCCTCTCTTCCTCGA ATTCGCAGAACTCGTCGATGATAATCCGCACCTGGCGCGTCTCGTTTACTCCAATCCCCAACAGTATCTCCGTCTCTTCGACGATTCCGCCATTCTCGCTCAC AAAATAGCGTTGGAGCATATGAAGAAATTCGAGAACAAGATTGGGATTGAGAAGAGATTTATACACGTTCGTATTAACACTAGTGGCTCCCCTCTTGAACGAAGCTCTG ACACTTTCCCAAGTATCGGACGGGTTAGAGTGAAGCACCGTGGGATTCTCCTCATGTTGAAAGGCACAGTGATCAGATCTGGAGCTGTCAAAATGTACGAGGGAGAGAGGATGTTTAGATGCCGAAAATGCAAACACAT GTTTCCTCTTTTCCCTGAATTGGAGTCAATAAACTCAATTGTGAAACCGCCGTTTTGTCCTTCCCAG CGGTCCAAGTCTTGTGAAGGAACAAACTTTGATCCTGTGGATGATACAGTCACACGCCATGACTACCAAGAAATCAAAATCCAAGAGAATACTCAGGTTTTAGGTGTTGGTGTTATCCCTAGGTCCATTCTAGTCGTCCTTAAAGATGACCTCGTTGACAATGTTAAAGCTGGAG ATGACGTTGTTGTCTCTGGAATCTTGACTTCAAAATGGTCTCATGACTTGAAAGATGTTCGCTGTGACCTTGAACCTATGGTGATTGCTAATCATGTCAG AAGAACTAATGAACTCAAATCAGAAATTGATATCTCTGATGAATTGATTGAGAAATTCAAGAATTTTTGGAGTCACTTCAAAGATACCCCTTTGAAAG GGAGAAATGCTATCTTACGAGGTATTTGCCCTCAAGTTGTTGGTCTCTTCACTGTTAAGCTTGCAG TTGCCTTAACACTAATTGGAGGTGTGCAACATGTTGATGCTTCTGGTACAAAAGTCCGGGGAGAGTCTCACTTGCTTCTTATCGGTGATCCAG GAACTGGAAAATCTCAGTTTTTGAAGTTTGCTGCAAAACTTAGCAACAGAGCTGTAATCACAACAGGACTAGGAAGCACAAGTGCTGGATTGACTGTAACTGCAGTGAAGGATGGAG GAGAGTGGATGTTGGAGGCTGGGGCTCTTGTTCTTGCAGATGGTGGACTTTGCTGTATTGATGAATTTGATAG CATGAGAGAGCATGACAGGGCAACCATACATGAGGCAATGGAGCAACAAAGCATAAGCGTTGCCAag GCTGGCCTTGTGACGACTCTTAGCACAAAGACTATCGTATTCGGTGCTACAAATCCTAAAGGACAATATGATCCTGATCAGT CTCTGTCTGTCAATACTGCACTTTCGGGTCCCTTGTTGAGCAGATTCGATATTGTACTCGTTCTTCTAGATACAAAAAATCCTGAATGGGATAAAGTTGTCTCCTCTCACATCCTTGCCGAG GTGCAAATAGAAGAAGGCAGATATGTCGATGATCTGACTATGATTTGGCCACTACCGATGCTTCAACG GTACATTCAGTATGTGAAAGGAAACTTCAGGCCTGTCCTGTCAAAGGAAGCAGAAGAAATCATTTCAAGTTATTATCGTCTCCAAAGAAGATCATCAACACATAATGCAG CGAGAACAACCGTGCGGATGTTAGAAAGCTTAATCCGTCTAGCTCAAG CTCATGCAAGGATTATGTTCAGAAACGAGGTCACGCGATTGGATGCAATAACAGCAATCCTATGTATTGAATCGTCGATGACCATCTCAGCCATCGTAGACAGTATGGGGAACGCGTTACACTCTAATTTCTCCGAAGAACCAGATCAGGAAT ATGCCAAGCAAGAGACCCTTATCCTCGAAAAACTTAGAGGAGACGACATCTATTAG
- the LOC108857775 gene encoding cytochrome P450 705A22, translating into MASIITDECQNLILIPLCFFAFLCLIFFFTKPTHSVRLPPSPPSLPIIGHLHHLLFFLLDKPYFYIFDIIPHVFLHMLSSKYGTLLLLRASFFPFILVSSASVAYEIFTAHDVNVSSRNPPTNDGSLLFDTSGFVTAPYGGHFKFMKKLIVTKLLGPNAQVQSRSIRTDELERLRGNLLDKARKKESVEINKEARELVGNIVARMTMGRSFTEENGDIESILSLVAKANASKIKITLSVLIFGQLEKLGISWFKKRRVFKRFDRLLERFLEEHKEKPNKDRCMDMIDVLLAVSEAENAEYKTTRNNIKTFLVELLFGGIDTSVNSVQWTMAEIINNPIIAERLREEVDSVVGKSRLIQETDLPNLPYLQAVIKEALRLHPPVPIIPRAFNQGCTVGGFFVPEKTTLLVNVYAVMRDPNVWENPLEFKPERFLTSLSSGQEEERKRQVLKYLPFGSGRRGCPASSLAYTIVGTTIGMLVQCFDWRIKGEKVNMDECFKEFTQTMAYPLTFTPVTRISTFDLENSLNLQT; encoded by the exons ATGGCATCAATAATCACCGATGAATGTCAAAATTTAATCTTAATCCCCTTATGTTTCTTCGCATTCCTCtgtcttattttctttttcacaaaACCAACGCATAGCGTCCGTTTGCCTCCAAGCCCTCCTTCTCTTCCAATCATCGGCCATCTTCACCATCTCCTATTTTTCTTACTCGACAAGccttatttttacatttttgatatTATACCTCACGTGTTCTTACATATGCTCTCTTCCAAATATGGAACTCTCCTCCTTCTCCGAGCCTCTTTCTTCCCCTTCATCCTTGTCTCTTCAGCCTCTGTAGCCTACGAGATCTTTACAGCTCACGACGTGAACGTTTCATCTCGCAACCCCCCTACGAACGACGGGTCCCTCCTCTTCGATACGTCTGGATTCGTTACCGCACCTTATGGAGGTCACTTTAAGTTCATGAAGAAACTCATCGTTACAAAGCTGTTGGGACCCAACGCGCAAGTCCAGTCACGAAGCATCCGCACAGATGAGCTAGAGCGGTTACGCGGGAACCTGCTCGACAAGGCGAGGAAGAAGGAGAGCGTTGAGATTAACAAGGAAGCGAGGGAGCTTGTCGGGAACATCGTTGCCAGGATGACAATGGGAAGGAGTTTTACAGAGGAGAACGGTGATATAGAGAGTATCCTAAGTTTGGTTGCCAAGGCAAATGCGTCGAAGATAAAGATTACCTTATCAGTCTTGATTTTTGGACAGCTCGAGAAGCTTGGAATTTCATGGTTCAAGAAAAGAAGGGTTTTCAAAAGATTCGACAGGCTGTTGGAGAGGTTTCTTGAGGAACACAAAGAGAAACCAAATAAGGATCGATGCATGGATATGATAGATGTGTTGTTGGCAGTTTCTGAAGCTGAAAATGCAGAATACAAGACCACTAGGAACAACATCAAGACGTTTTTGGTG GAGCTTCTCTTTGGAGGCATTGATACCTCGGTGAACTCAGTACAGTGGACAATGGCCGAGATCATTAACAACCCTATTATTGCTGAGAGATTGAGAGAAGAAGTTGATTCCGTTGTAGGGAAATCAAGGTTAATTCAAGAAACGGATCTGCCAAACCTCCCTTACTTGCAAGCAGTCATCAAGGAAGCACTAAGATTGCACCCACCAGTGCCTATCATACCAAGGGCATTCAATCAAGGATGTACGGTAGGAGGATTCTTCGTACCAGAGAAGACGACTCTTCTAGTTAACGTTTATGCTGTGATGAGAGATCCAAATGTATGGGAAAATCCTCTTGAGTTCAAGCCAGAGAGGTTTCTAACTTCTTTAAGTTCAGGGCAAGAAGAGGAGAGAAAAAGGCAAGTACTGAAGTACCTTCCTTTTGGTAGCGGAAGGAGAGGATGTCCTGCATCAAGTCTAGCTTATACGATAGTAGGAACAACAATAGGAATGTTGGTGCAGTGCTTTGACTGGAGAATCAAAGGAGAGAAGGTCAACATGGATGAGTGCTTTAAAGAATTCACCCAAACCATGGCTTATCCTCTTACGTTCACTCCTGTTACTCGAATATCCACCTTTGACTTAGAAAATTCACTGAATTTGCAGACATAA
- the LOC108859459 gene encoding uncharacterized protein LOC108859459 isoform X2: protein MYLSRRMQSGSYAVYRQGLAEVLQTYNKVERKTSMNPCPKIILFGRDYSIQTSQQGLKLSNSVSAGKYFRNNFNNSKMQSSPPNPWFNLPSWGRWVIGSAISVVLSFWNNNRMKKLKRIKADAELAVEGMEAVAEMVEKVATATEEMAEVMEKNLPEQSKLKQVAVVLEHISEVAAHEAHLTQDFLHKVEEVAQDLDELEAMIEPLVDKNEANAETKQQGDEKEANSKPSRH, encoded by the exons ATGTATCTTAGTCGGAGAATGCAGAGCGGTAGTTACGCGGTGTACAGGCAGGGACTTGCGGAGGTTTTGCAAACATACAACAAGGTTGAGAGGAAAACATCTATGAATCCATGTCCAAAGATTATTCTATTTGGAAGAGACTATAGTATTCAAACGAGTCAACAAGGTCTGAAGTTATCAAATTCGGTTAGTGCTGGGAAGTACTTTAGAAATAATTTCAACAACTCTAAGATGCAATCTTCTCCTCCAAACCCATGGTTTAATCTTCCCTCTTG GGGAAGATGGGTGATAGGTTCTGCGATTTCCGTGGTGTTATCTTTCTGGAACAATAATAGGATGAAGAAATTGAAACGGATCAAAG CGGATGCGGAATTGGCGGTGGAAGGGATGGAGGCTGTAGCAGAAATGGTAGAAAAAGTGGCGACGGCCACTGAAGAAATGGCTGAAGTAATGGAAAAGAATCTGCCTGAGCAAAGCAAACTTAAACAAGTGGCTGTGGTTCTGGAACACATTTCAGAGGTTGCTGCACATGAAGCACATCTAACCCAAGATTTCCTTCACAAG GTGGAAGAAGTCGCCCAAGATTTGGATGAGCTGGAGGCAATGATAGAGCCTTTGGTGGACAAAAATGAGGCAAATGCTGAAACTAAGCAACAAGGTGATGAAAAAGAAGCAAACTCTAAGCCTTCACGCCACTAA
- the LOC108859459 gene encoding uncharacterized protein LOC108859459 isoform X1 has protein sequence MYLSRRMQSGSYAVYRQGLAEVLQTYNKVERKTSMNPCPKIILFGRDYSIQTSQQGLKLSNSVSAGKYFRNNFNNSKMQSSPPNPWFNLPSCRGRWVIGSAISVVLSFWNNNRMKKLKRIKADAELAVEGMEAVAEMVEKVATATEEMAEVMEKNLPEQSKLKQVAVVLEHISEVAAHEAHLTQDFLHKVEEVAQDLDELEAMIEPLVDKNEANAETKQQGDEKEANSKPSRH, from the exons ATGTATCTTAGTCGGAGAATGCAGAGCGGTAGTTACGCGGTGTACAGGCAGGGACTTGCGGAGGTTTTGCAAACATACAACAAGGTTGAGAGGAAAACATCTATGAATCCATGTCCAAAGATTATTCTATTTGGAAGAGACTATAGTATTCAAACGAGTCAACAAGGTCTGAAGTTATCAAATTCGGTTAGTGCTGGGAAGTACTTTAGAAATAATTTCAACAACTCTAAGATGCAATCTTCTCCTCCAAACCCATGGTTTAATCTTCCCTCTTG CAGGGGAAGATGGGTGATAGGTTCTGCGATTTCCGTGGTGTTATCTTTCTGGAACAATAATAGGATGAAGAAATTGAAACGGATCAAAG CGGATGCGGAATTGGCGGTGGAAGGGATGGAGGCTGTAGCAGAAATGGTAGAAAAAGTGGCGACGGCCACTGAAGAAATGGCTGAAGTAATGGAAAAGAATCTGCCTGAGCAAAGCAAACTTAAACAAGTGGCTGTGGTTCTGGAACACATTTCAGAGGTTGCTGCACATGAAGCACATCTAACCCAAGATTTCCTTCACAAG GTGGAAGAAGTCGCCCAAGATTTGGATGAGCTGGAGGCAATGATAGAGCCTTTGGTGGACAAAAATGAGGCAAATGCTGAAACTAAGCAACAAGGTGATGAAAAAGAAGCAAACTCTAAGCCTTCACGCCACTAA